Proteins encoded together in one Candidatus Hydrogenedentota bacterium window:
- a CDS encoding type II toxin-antitoxin system VapC family toxin, with product MEIVIDTSALLAVILDEPERERIIERTVGHTLVGPGSIPWEVGNAFSALLKRNRISRGEARRGLQLFGEIPLRYVSTNMEQAITIASQERIYAYDAYLIECALRLVAPLLTLDGSLRRNATKLGVNVVEI from the coding sequence ATGGAAATTGTCATTGATACGTCCGCTTTGCTCGCGGTAATACTCGATGAGCCAGAGCGCGAGCGAATAATTGAACGAACTGTTGGCCACACTCTTGTGGGGCCTGGGTCAATTCCATGGGAAGTGGGAAATGCGTTTTCCGCGTTGCTCAAAAGAAATCGAATATCGCGCGGCGAAGCGCGGCGCGGTCTGCAATTATTCGGTGAAATTCCACTCCGCTATGTGTCGACAAATATGGAGCAGGCGATTACCATAGCAAGTCAGGAGCGAATATATGCCTACGACGCATATCTTATCGAGTGCGCACTGCGATTGGTTGCACCATTGCTGACGTTAGACGGGTCCTTAAGGCGCAATGCGACAAAGCTCGGCGTCAACGTAGTGGAGATCTAG
- a CDS encoding MFS transporter produces the protein MPSTLTWDHRRWRWQILIATYFGYAGYYLTRKTYNICMKTMADEFDWNLQDAGRIWTAFLLAYMLGQFLNSYLGRKWGPRALLLGGLGLSIAINLVFGFSNSYYTFMTFMFFNGLAQASGWPACVGGVAEWLRPTERGTIMGFWSTSYLIGNMLVKFVGGFLLGSYGWRWSFFGLTLLGALVWLVILLFQRNRPEDVGLAPIVEKQEEDYRAIRASQDIHLTTRQYFELALNPVVLTMGVSYFCIKFLRYALDSWLPTFLQIQEMSADSASYYSSIFDWAGLGGAIVAGFVLDRVYRGNWAALCFTMGLGMIASYLAVIYLGTTPVAIAWCFGAVGFMVYGPDTLLCGAASVAVAGERNGVAIAGLVNGIASIGPIIQMEAIGWLMRGDELTGIRNTNLLTLAMSVTFTLLMIVMMWRLHITHAGHRRSDAANSGSA, from the coding sequence TTGCCCTCAACACTCACTTGGGACCATCGCCGCTGGCGCTGGCAAATCCTCATAGCCACCTATTTCGGATACGCCGGCTACTATCTGACGCGCAAGACGTACAACATCTGCATGAAAACGATGGCCGACGAGTTCGATTGGAACCTGCAAGACGCCGGGCGTATCTGGACTGCGTTCCTACTCGCTTACATGCTTGGCCAGTTTTTGAACAGCTACTTGGGCCGAAAGTGGGGTCCGCGCGCGCTACTGCTCGGCGGGTTGGGGCTGTCGATTGCAATCAATCTGGTTTTCGGCTTCTCGAACTCGTACTACACCTTCATGACGTTCATGTTCTTCAATGGCCTTGCGCAGGCCAGCGGCTGGCCCGCGTGCGTCGGTGGTGTCGCGGAATGGCTTCGCCCGACGGAACGCGGGACGATTATGGGGTTTTGGTCCACGAGCTACCTCATCGGCAACATGCTGGTGAAATTCGTCGGCGGATTCTTGTTGGGGAGTTACGGCTGGCGCTGGTCGTTTTTTGGCCTCACGCTACTCGGCGCGTTGGTCTGGCTCGTCATTCTCCTTTTTCAGCGAAACCGCCCCGAAGACGTCGGCCTTGCGCCAATAGTCGAGAAGCAAGAAGAGGACTACCGGGCCATTCGTGCATCGCAGGACATTCATCTAACAACGCGGCAGTACTTCGAGTTGGCCCTGAATCCGGTCGTGTTGACGATGGGCGTGAGCTACTTTTGCATCAAGTTTCTGCGCTATGCTCTCGATTCTTGGCTGCCCACGTTTCTGCAAATCCAAGAGATGAGTGCGGACAGCGCGAGCTACTATTCTTCCATTTTCGACTGGGCGGGGCTTGGTGGAGCGATTGTCGCGGGTTTCGTCCTGGATCGCGTATATCGCGGCAATTGGGCAGCGCTCTGTTTCACGATGGGGCTGGGAATGATCGCATCGTATCTCGCCGTGATCTACCTCGGCACAACGCCCGTCGCAATCGCCTGGTGCTTCGGGGCGGTCGGTTTTATGGTGTACGGCCCGGACACCCTCTTGTGCGGCGCGGCGTCGGTCGCCGTTGCCGGCGAGCGCAACGGCGTCGCCATTGCCGGCCTTGTAAACGGCATCGCAAGCATCGGCCCCATCATTCAAATGGAAGCGATCGGGTGGTTGATGCGGGGCGACGAACTCACCGGCATACGCAATACGAACCTGCTCACTTTGGCCATGAGCGTGACCTTTACACTGCTCATGATTGTGATGATGTGGCGGCTTCACATAACGCACGCCGGCCATCGCCGCAGCGATGCAGCCAACTCCGGGAGCGCGTGA
- a CDS encoding polysaccharide lyase, protein MSASFRIAATLCGCWLGASAIAVTPEEAASGLRKAAAFFRETVSVHGGYLWRYSADLSKREGEGKATPTQAWVQPPGTPFVGEAFLDAYAATGDTYYLDAAKETATALVRGQLESGGWDYKIEFDPARRNGYAYRADGGSGKANTSTLDDDTTQSALRFLIQVHVALGKTDDAIGEAVTYALDKLLAAQYPNGAWPQRFSAPPDPAKYPVLKANYPESWQREWTARDYRGDYTFNDGVIADMIGVMLFAHNEYGEQRFRDAALRAGDFILLAQMPDPQPGWAQQYDADMHPAWARKFEPPAVCGGESQGAMRTLIELFDATGEKRFLLPIPRALVYYRSSLLPDGRLARFYELRTNKPLYFTKDYKLTYSSDDMPTHYGFIVGSGLDGVQAEYDRANAEGPKPKRAREEIKQPDPARVEEVLKAMDPRGAWVEKGKLSYQGDDDVTPEIISCATFAANARILARYIAGSKR, encoded by the coding sequence ATGAGCGCGTCTTTTCGGATTGCTGCAACGCTCTGCGGGTGCTGGCTGGGCGCGAGCGCAATCGCGGTCACCCCGGAAGAAGCCGCATCGGGCCTTCGCAAAGCGGCCGCGTTCTTTCGCGAGACGGTCTCGGTACACGGCGGGTACCTGTGGCGCTACAGCGCCGATTTGTCCAAACGCGAAGGCGAAGGCAAGGCGACGCCAACACAGGCTTGGGTGCAGCCGCCGGGAACGCCCTTCGTCGGTGAAGCGTTTCTCGATGCCTACGCGGCGACGGGCGACACATACTATCTCGACGCCGCAAAGGAAACGGCGACGGCGCTCGTGCGCGGACAACTCGAATCCGGCGGCTGGGACTACAAGATCGAGTTCGATCCCGCGCGGCGCAACGGGTACGCCTATCGCGCAGACGGCGGCAGCGGCAAAGCCAACACCAGCACCCTCGATGACGACACTACGCAGTCCGCGCTGCGTTTTCTTATTCAAGTGCATGTCGCGCTCGGAAAGACGGACGACGCAATCGGTGAAGCGGTTACATACGCGCTCGACAAGCTCCTCGCGGCGCAATATCCCAACGGCGCGTGGCCGCAACGCTTTTCCGCGCCGCCCGATCCCGCGAAGTATCCCGTGCTCAAAGCCAACTATCCCGAATCGTGGCAACGCGAGTGGACGGCGCGCGATTACCGGGGCGACTATACCTTCAATGACGGCGTAATCGCGGACATGATCGGTGTGATGCTGTTCGCGCACAACGAGTACGGCGAACAACGCTTCCGCGACGCGGCGTTGCGCGCCGGCGATTTCATATTGCTCGCGCAGATGCCGGACCCGCAGCCCGGCTGGGCGCAACAGTATGACGCCGACATGCACCCCGCGTGGGCGCGCAAGTTCGAGCCCCCGGCGGTCTGCGGCGGCGAATCGCAGGGCGCCATGCGCACGTTAATCGAGCTGTTCGACGCAACGGGCGAGAAACGGTTCCTGCTGCCCATCCCGCGCGCGCTCGTATATTACCGATCGTCTCTCTTGCCCGATGGACGCCTCGCGCGGTTCTACGAACTCCGGACAAACAAACCGCTGTATTTCACGAAAGACTACAAACTCACGTATTCCAGCGACGACATGCCAACGCACTATGGATTCATCGTTGGATCGGGGCTGGATGGCGTTCAGGCGGAGTACGACCGCGCGAACGCGGAAGGCCCGAAGCCCAAACGCGCTCGAGAAGAGATTAAGCAACCCGATCCGGCGCGCGTGGAAGAGGTCTTGAAAGCGATGGACCCCCGCGGCGCCTGGGTGGAAAAAGGAAAGCTGAGTTACCAGGGCGACGACGATGTGACGCCGGAGATAATCTCCTGCGCAACATTCGCCGCAAACGCGCGTATCTTGGCCCGGTACATCGCGGGAAGTAAGCGCTAG
- a CDS encoding PHP domain-containing protein has translation MPFLVDMHMHTARYSRCSRIDASKLVDQAVRAGLDGIVITEHHHQWSKDETSELVAESGHTGFLVMAGFEYTSAQGDILMYGMPDECVKEFVPGWAPEKAARLAQRYGAACVAAHPTRSGMAFDDRIATLPLAAFEVASVNLQPHEQRMAKKLAENLKKPMVACSDAHDLPAVGAYATAFDDLILGIADLQAALLRGRFQPARL, from the coding sequence ATGCCGTTCTTGGTCGATATGCACATGCACACGGCCCGCTACTCGCGGTGCAGCCGGATTGACGCGTCGAAACTCGTCGACCAGGCGGTCCGCGCGGGGCTGGACGGAATCGTCATCACCGAACATCACCACCAGTGGTCGAAGGATGAAACTTCGGAACTGGTGGCGGAGTCCGGTCATACAGGATTTTTGGTCATGGCGGGGTTCGAGTACACGTCGGCGCAGGGCGACATCCTGATGTATGGGATGCCGGACGAGTGCGTGAAGGAGTTTGTGCCCGGGTGGGCGCCGGAAAAGGCGGCAAGGCTGGCGCAACGATATGGCGCGGCGTGCGTCGCGGCCCACCCAACCCGGTCGGGCATGGCGTTTGACGATCGCATCGCGACGCTGCCCCTCGCGGCGTTCGAGGTGGCCAGCGTGAACCTGCAGCCGCACGAACAGCGCATGGCGAAGAAGCTGGCGGAAAATCTGAAAAAGCCGATGGTGGCGTGCAGCGACGCCCACGACCTGCCCGCTGTCGGTGCGTACGCCACGGCGTTTGACGACTTGATCCTGGGGATCGCCGATTTACAGGCGGCCCTGCTTCGTGGTAGATTTCAGCCCGCAAGGTTGTAA
- a CDS encoding phytanoyl-CoA dioxygenase family protein, protein MKLSDAERKFYEDEGYLLVKGVLTPEEVERYKGRARELATGAIPPGAEKMLVRDVRVAKGEVQVDDPEKGLWKLLQPDWYDSVFEPYPATPALLDVVESLIGPDIKAFLTMMIYKPPGVHADHPFHQDSFYFAFGPHDQILGSWIALDKTDVENGTLVVLPRSHRLDLIDHDTPRGDLVNFGVFGAHGYEGPQSGEVVLDLEPGDGAFFHSRLLHRTGPNLSTRHRRVLTVHFASAKCRTEGGVLPQLKFRLVRGQEYAGCI, encoded by the coding sequence GTGAAACTGTCGGATGCGGAACGCAAATTCTACGAGGACGAGGGCTATCTGCTGGTCAAAGGCGTGCTGACGCCGGAGGAGGTCGAACGGTACAAGGGCCGCGCGCGCGAGTTAGCCACGGGCGCGATTCCGCCCGGCGCGGAAAAAATGCTTGTGCGCGACGTGCGCGTCGCAAAAGGCGAAGTGCAGGTGGACGATCCCGAAAAAGGATTGTGGAAACTCCTCCAGCCCGATTGGTACGACAGCGTGTTCGAACCGTATCCAGCGACTCCCGCGCTGCTCGACGTCGTGGAAAGTCTGATCGGGCCCGATATCAAGGCCTTTCTTACGATGATGATCTACAAACCGCCCGGCGTGCACGCGGACCATCCGTTCCACCAGGATTCGTTCTACTTCGCCTTCGGCCCGCACGATCAGATTCTCGGATCGTGGATTGCGCTCGACAAGACCGACGTCGAGAACGGCACGCTCGTCGTGCTGCCGCGCTCGCACAGACTCGATCTGATCGATCACGACACGCCGCGCGGCGATCTCGTGAACTTCGGCGTGTTCGGCGCGCACGGCTACGAAGGACCGCAATCCGGAGAGGTAGTGCTCGATCTCGAACCGGGCGACGGCGCATTCTTCCACTCGCGCCTGCTGCACCGCACGGGACCGAACCTGAGCACGCGTCATCGCCGTGTGTTGACCGTCCACTTCGCCAGCGCGAAGTGCAGGACCGAAGGAGGCGTGCTGCCGCAACTGAAATTCCGGCTTGTCCGCGGACAGGAATACGCGGGCTGCATTTGA
- a CDS encoding phosphonoacetaldehyde hydrolase, translating into MTFTNGTPTVRAAIFDWAGTTVDFGCCAPAAVFLEVFNRRGIDVTIEQARGPMGMHKRDHIRILAQLDPVAEQWRSKYGSRPSEEDVESMFAEFVPLQVDAIARHADVIPGAIETIATLRARGIAIGSTTGYNAEMMAVLTPLAAQSGYAPDCMVCVSDVKEGRPAPDMALEAMKRLGIDDPALCVKVGDTVADIKEGLNAKMWSIGVVDHGNEVGLSRAEFDALSPHEIAARKKTALRRLVDAGAHYVASTIADVPICIDTINKRLATGERP; encoded by the coding sequence ATGACATTTACGAACGGCACGCCAACTGTCAGAGCGGCCATCTTCGATTGGGCGGGCACGACCGTGGACTTCGGTTGCTGCGCGCCCGCCGCCGTGTTCCTGGAAGTCTTCAACCGGCGCGGCATCGACGTCACGATCGAACAGGCGCGCGGCCCAATGGGCATGCACAAACGCGACCACATCCGTATCCTCGCGCAACTCGATCCAGTTGCCGAACAGTGGCGCTCAAAATACGGGAGCCGCCCGTCGGAAGAAGACGTCGAATCGATGTTCGCCGAATTCGTGCCGTTGCAGGTGGACGCCATCGCGCGTCACGCGGACGTTATCCCGGGCGCCATCGAAACCATCGCAACGCTGCGCGCGCGCGGCATCGCGATCGGCAGCACCACCGGATACAACGCGGAGATGATGGCCGTACTTACGCCGCTCGCGGCGCAGTCGGGCTACGCGCCGGACTGCATGGTCTGCGTCAGCGACGTGAAAGAAGGCCGCCCCGCGCCCGATATGGCCCTCGAAGCCATGAAACGTCTCGGCATCGACGACCCCGCGCTCTGCGTAAAAGTGGGGGACACCGTCGCCGACATCAAGGAAGGCCTCAACGCGAAGATGTGGAGCATCGGTGTCGTCGATCACGGCAACGAAGTCGGCCTCTCCCGCGCCGAGTTCGACGCGCTTTCGCCGCACGAAATCGCCGCCCGAAAGAAAACAGCCCTACGCCGCCTCGTCGACGCCGGCGCGCACTACGTCGCGAGCACGATCGCCGATGTCCCCATCTGCATCGATACCATCAACAAGCGCCTCGCCACCGGCGAACGGCCGTAA
- a CDS encoding serine/threonine-protein phosphatase produces the protein MRLEVAAQTDIGRRKRKNEDFYGVFQEDTPGLSLFREGALLVVADGLGGHTGGEIASKLAVSLAKDMLKQPPPPPAEPGEDEAFLPIIKDVILKANDNIFRTNQELVKNRLPMGTTLLVALVTPRKVYIGNVGDTRCYHIRDGEILTKTQDHSWVDEQVQQGLMSKSEAESDSRRNIVTRSIGVHPVVDVDTYVWHVVPGDTLLLCTDGLVNMCKDAEIIPEFRKNLAPAEIAPRLIAMANDNGGRDNITVVVADISPSTATVFRRRLRAFSRRRGAGILWFLLWVLWSALMVALGYFLATGFGDK, from the coding sequence ATGCGCCTGGAAGTTGCCGCGCAGACTGATATTGGCCGCCGAAAACGCAAGAACGAAGATTTCTATGGGGTCTTCCAGGAAGATACACCCGGGCTGTCACTGTTCCGCGAAGGCGCGCTGTTGGTTGTCGCAGACGGGCTTGGCGGCCACACGGGCGGCGAAATAGCCAGCAAGCTGGCCGTTTCGCTCGCGAAGGACATGCTCAAGCAGCCGCCTCCACCTCCCGCGGAACCCGGCGAAGATGAAGCCTTCCTGCCGATCATCAAGGACGTCATCCTGAAGGCGAACGATAACATCTTCCGCACGAACCAGGAACTGGTGAAGAACAGGTTGCCGATGGGCACGACGCTGCTCGTCGCGTTGGTGACTCCCCGTAAGGTGTATATCGGCAATGTCGGCGACACCCGCTGCTACCACATCCGCGACGGAGAAATACTCACAAAGACCCAGGACCACTCCTGGGTGGACGAACAGGTCCAACAGGGGCTCATGTCAAAGTCCGAGGCGGAATCCGATTCACGCCGCAACATCGTCACGCGCAGCATCGGCGTGCATCCCGTCGTCGACGTCGATACGTATGTCTGGCACGTTGTCCCGGGCGACACGCTCCTTCTGTGCACCGACGGTCTGGTAAACATGTGCAAAGACGCGGAGATCATTCCGGAATTCCGAAAGAACCTCGCACCCGCGGAGATTGCGCCGCGCCTCATCGCCATGGCGAACGACAATGGCGGCCGCGACAACATCACCGTAGTCGTAGCGGACATCAGCCCAAGCACGGCCACGGTGTTTCGCCGGCGGCTGCGCGCGTTCTCGCGGCGGCGTGGCGCGGGGATTCTCTGGTTCCTGCTGTGGGTGCTTTGGTCCGCGCTAATGGTCGCGTTGGGCTACTTCCTCGCGACGGGGTTCGGCGACAAATAG
- a CDS encoding single-stranded DNA-binding protein — protein MTLIDISDALARELRGLSFAAPITHVYNPLEYARAPHAAYLERYGTGPKEIVLAGMNPGPFGMAQTGVPFGDVAMVRDWLGISEPVGKPSPEHPKRPIDGFNCPRSEVSGTRLWGWARDTFGTPENFFARFFVANYCPLCFMEASGRNFTPDKLPAAERARVNAACDRALRRVVETLQPRHVLGVGHFAENRAKVALDGLDVTIGRIPHPSPASPAANRGWAKEATKALRAAGIRI, from the coding sequence ATGACCCTTATCGACATCTCCGATGCCCTCGCGCGCGAACTTCGCGGACTTTCCTTCGCCGCGCCAATCACGCACGTTTACAATCCCCTCGAGTATGCGCGCGCGCCGCACGCGGCGTACCTCGAACGCTATGGGACAGGCCCGAAAGAGATCGTCCTCGCCGGCATGAACCCGGGACCCTTCGGCATGGCGCAGACCGGCGTGCCGTTTGGCGACGTGGCGATGGTGCGGGACTGGCTCGGTATCAGCGAGCCTGTCGGCAAACCGTCGCCGGAACATCCGAAGCGCCCCATCGACGGGTTCAACTGTCCCCGCAGCGAAGTCAGCGGCACGCGCCTCTGGGGCTGGGCGCGCGACACCTTCGGCACGCCCGAAAACTTCTTCGCCCGCTTCTTCGTCGCGAACTACTGCCCGCTCTGTTTCATGGAAGCCTCAGGCCGGAACTTCACCCCGGACAAACTCCCGGCGGCTGAACGGGCCCGCGTGAACGCAGCCTGCGATCGCGCCCTCCGCCGCGTCGTCGAAACGCTCCAACCCAGACACGTCCTCGGTGTCGGTCATTTCGCCGAGAACCGCGCGAAAGTAGCCCTCGACGGACTCGACGTCACGATCGGCCGCATCCCGCACCCCAGCCCCGCTAGCCCCGCGGCGAATCGCGGCTGGGCGAAGGAAGCGACGAAAGCGTTGCGCGCCGCCGGTATACGAATCTAA
- a CDS encoding type II toxin-antitoxin system Phd/YefM family antitoxin: MQVYTYSEARQKLASVLDKAESTGKVLIRRKDGRTFALTPETTGQSPLDIPSVRSEATTRELVEIIRKGRTTARGIRRNR; encoded by the coding sequence ATGCAGGTTTATACGTACTCGGAAGCGCGGCAAAAGTTGGCGAGTGTGCTTGACAAGGCCGAGTCCACCGGCAAGGTCTTGATTCGCCGGAAAGACGGCCGGACGTTCGCGTTGACCCCAGAAACAACCGGGCAATCCCCCCTCGACATTCCGTCCGTTCGATCCGAAGCTACCACGCGGGAACTAGTGGAAATCATCCGGAAAGGCCGAACGACAGCGCGAGGAATCAGACGAAACCGTTAA
- a CDS encoding VOC family protein, translated as MTIKRMDNVLVVVDDLEAVKSFFLELGLELEGETLVEGPSVDRLIGLQNVRATLAMMRTPDGHGRIELDKFHTPEAVRIGPENAPVNALGIRRIMFAVDGIDDVVARLIARGAELIGEVVRYGDTYRLAYVRGPEGIIVALAEEIR; from the coding sequence ATGACGATCAAACGTATGGACAATGTCCTCGTCGTCGTCGACGACCTCGAAGCCGTGAAGTCCTTTTTTCTCGAACTCGGACTCGAGTTGGAGGGCGAGACGCTCGTCGAGGGCCCGTCGGTCGATCGGCTCATCGGTCTTCAAAACGTCCGCGCGACCCTCGCGATGATGCGCACTCCGGACGGCCACGGACGGATCGAGTTGGACAAGTTTCACACGCCGGAAGCGGTCCGAATTGGCCCCGAGAACGCTCCAGTGAATGCACTCGGGATTCGGCGCATCATGTTCGCTGTCGATGGCATCGACGATGTCGTCGCGCGCCTGATCGCCCGTGGCGCCGAACTGATCGGCGAAGTGGTGCGATACGGGGACACGTATCGGCTCGCCTACGTCCGCGGCCCCGAGGGCATTATCGTTGCCCTGGCGGAAGAGATCCGCTAA
- a CDS encoding UDP-2,3-diacylglucosamine diphosphatase, with translation MKTVIFSDVHLNVAEDGRGLMRDLTAFLRSIDPAETERIVILGDLFDFWFEYKHVIFSGYFDVLRALADLSDAGVEIHFIIGNHDFWAGRFLVQHLRFQIHDQLTLELGGRRVLFVHGDGINPKDVGYRFYKRFARNRFIVWLFGLIHPDWAMGIAQGVARGSRHLKRVDDLSKGSEVAPLREYAERTLREDKADVVMCGHSHYPMRVECKTPAGTGLYFNTGDWLFHKSYVEWDGEEFHQRLFVAEPRREEVAQRDH, from the coding sequence ATGAAGACGGTCATTTTCTCGGACGTCCATCTGAACGTGGCAGAGGACGGACGGGGCCTCATGCGGGACCTCACCGCCTTCCTCCGAAGCATCGACCCCGCCGAAACCGAACGGATCGTCATCCTGGGCGACCTGTTCGATTTTTGGTTCGAGTACAAACACGTCATTTTCTCAGGTTATTTCGACGTGCTGCGCGCGCTCGCGGACTTGTCGGACGCGGGCGTCGAGATTCATTTCATCATCGGCAATCACGACTTCTGGGCGGGCCGGTTTCTCGTGCAGCATTTGCGATTTCAAATTCACGACCAGTTGACGCTCGAACTCGGCGGACGGCGCGTGCTTTTTGTACATGGCGACGGCATCAATCCGAAGGACGTCGGATACCGTTTCTACAAGCGTTTTGCGCGCAACCGGTTCATTGTTTGGTTGTTTGGGCTCATCCATCCCGACTGGGCAATGGGAATCGCCCAGGGCGTCGCGCGCGGCAGCCGGCATTTGAAACGCGTGGACGACCTCAGCAAAGGATCGGAGGTGGCGCCGCTGCGCGAGTATGCCGAGCGTACGCTGCGCGAGGACAAGGCCGACGTGGTCATGTGCGGGCATTCGCACTACCCGATGCGCGTGGAATGCAAGACGCCGGCGGGCACGGGCCTGTACTTCAACACCGGCGATTGGCTGTTTCACAAATCCTACGTGGAATGGGACGGCGAGGAATTCCACCAGCGTCTATTTGTCGCCGAACCCCGTCGCGAGGAAGTAGCCCAACGCGACCATTAG
- a CDS encoding 2-aminoethylphosphonate--pyruvate transaminase, producing the protein MNWDRNLPGWKDKVLFTPGPLTTSRTVKQAMLRDLGSRDFEFISTVKDIRARLVAMTGAPHEFEAVLMQGSGTFSVEAVLSSCVPPDGKVLAIVNGAYGRRIVQILRVLKIEHTVVESAEDQFPDLAIVEHALQHDKRIDFVAVVHCETTTGIVNPIERIGALARAAGAKYFVDAMSSFGAVPIDFNAAHVDYLVSSANKCIEGVPGFGFVLARRDALAAAEGSARSLSLDVHAQWKGLERDGQFRFTPPTHALLAFRQALVELEQEGGVEGRAARYRNNYETLVNGMRALGFQEYLPKDRQGYIITSFRYPNDKKFSFEAFYSALNAKGYVIYPGKVSNADCFRIGNIGRIFEPDVRDLLRAVAETVRDMGVRP; encoded by the coding sequence ATGAATTGGGACCGCAACCTTCCCGGCTGGAAAGACAAAGTCCTTTTCACCCCCGGGCCTCTGACCACCAGCCGCACCGTGAAACAAGCCATGCTGCGCGATCTCGGTTCGCGCGATTTCGAGTTCATTTCGACGGTGAAGGACATCCGCGCGCGCCTCGTCGCGATGACCGGCGCGCCCCACGAGTTCGAGGCCGTGCTGATGCAGGGCAGCGGAACGTTCTCTGTCGAGGCCGTGCTGTCGTCCTGCGTGCCGCCGGACGGAAAAGTGCTCGCGATCGTAAATGGCGCGTATGGTAGGCGGATCGTGCAGATACTGCGCGTGTTGAAGATCGAGCATACCGTCGTCGAAAGCGCGGAAGACCAGTTCCCGGACCTCGCCATCGTCGAGCACGCGTTGCAGCACGACAAACGCATCGATTTCGTTGCGGTCGTTCACTGCGAGACCACGACGGGGATTGTCAATCCCATCGAGAGAATTGGCGCGTTGGCGCGCGCGGCAGGCGCGAAATACTTTGTCGACGCGATGAGCAGCTTCGGCGCGGTGCCGATCGATTTCAATGCGGCGCACGTCGATTATCTGGTTTCCTCCGCGAACAAATGCATCGAAGGCGTACCCGGATTTGGATTTGTCCTCGCCCGGCGCGATGCGCTGGCCGCGGCGGAAGGGTCCGCGCGCAGCCTCAGTCTCGACGTACACGCGCAGTGGAAGGGCCTCGAGCGCGACGGGCAGTTCCGCTTCACCCCACCGACGCACGCGCTGCTCGCGTTTCGACAGGCCCTCGTCGAACTCGAACAGGAGGGCGGTGTCGAAGGCCGCGCCGCCCGGTACCGCAACAACTACGAGACGCTCGTCAACGGCATGCGCGCGCTCGGTTTCCAGGAATACCTGCCCAAGGACCGGCAAGGCTACATCATCACGTCGTTCCGATATCCGAACGACAAGAAGTTTTCGTTCGAGGCCTTCTACAGCGCGCTGAACGCGAAGGGCTATGTCATCTATCCCGGCAAAGTCAGCAACGCGGACTGCTTCCGCATCGGCAACATTGGGCGCATCTTCGAGCCGGACGTTCGTGATCTGCTTCGCGCCGTCGCGGAGACCGTGCGCGACATGGGCGTGCGTCCATGA
- the lepB gene encoding signal peptidase I — translation MSEPTPETPAAKPANIKAEFTELVKMVVWFLVLFFALKFFVIEGYEVQGPSMEPTLWNNERILVFKLPHKLSQLIPSYQPIKPGNIVVFERTEDSGKRYVKRVIAEGVPRQNGNTVDAQGRNDTGPPAVSLRIEDGKVFVNNQRVVESYLPVEVEESFDDSDRAELKPGEYYVMGDHRSVSKDSRVFGPVNDDKVIGKAILRFWPLSRFGLLK, via the coding sequence GTGAGTGAGCCGACCCCGGAAACCCCGGCCGCAAAACCGGCAAACATCAAGGCCGAGTTTACCGAACTCGTCAAGATGGTGGTCTGGTTCCTTGTCCTGTTCTTTGCGCTCAAGTTCTTCGTCATCGAGGGTTACGAGGTGCAGGGCCCGTCGATGGAGCCGACGCTGTGGAACAACGAGCGCATCCTGGTATTCAAGCTGCCGCACAAACTGAGCCAACTCATTCCCAGCTACCAACCGATCAAGCCGGGTAACATCGTCGTGTTCGAGCGAACGGAGGACTCGGGAAAGCGCTATGTGAAGCGCGTGATCGCGGAGGGAGTGCCGCGCCAGAACGGCAACACCGTCGACGCGCAGGGCCGTAACGATACCGGGCCGCCGGCCGTGTCGCTCCGCATCGAGGACGGAAAAGTCTTCGTGAACAACCAGCGTGTTGTGGAATCGTATCTGCCGGTGGAGGTCGAGGAATCGTTTGACGATTCCGACCGGGCCGAGTTGAAGCCGGGCGAATACTACGTGATGGGCGATCACCGGTCCGTCAGCAAGGACAGCCGGGTGTTCGGCCCCGTCAACGACGATAAGGTAATCGGAAAGGCCATACTGCGGTTCTGGCCGCTGAGTCGTTTCGGCCTATTGAAATGA